Within Luteolibacter flavescens, the genomic segment ATCGACGCCCACGCCCGGCTCATCGAGCAGGAGGAGCTTCGGCTTGCCTAACAGCGCACAGGCCAGCCCGAGCTTCTGCTTCATGCCGCCGGAGAGCTTTCCCGCGAAGCGGCCGGTGAAGCGCTTGAGATCGGTGAAGGTCAGCAGCCGCTCGAAAGATTCCTCGCGCTCCTCGCCGGTCACGTGGCGGAGGTCAGCGTGCAGCTTCAGGTTCTCGATGACGGTGAGGTCTTCGTAGAGGCCGAATTTCTGCGGCATGTAGCCCACCTCGCCGCGGATGGCGGCGGCATCGTGGATCGGGTCGCGTCCGAGCGTGGCCACGGTGCCGGAATCGGCCTCCAGCAGTCCGGCGATGAGGCGCAGCAGCGTCGTCTTGCCCGCGCCATCGGGACCCGCGAGGCCGGTGATCACGCCGGTGCGGATGTCACCCGAGACGGCATCGAGCGCCGGGCTTTTCATGCCCTTGAAGGACTTGGTCAGCTCGTGGAAATGGACGACGACCTCGGACATCACTCCGCGGGGTGCGGGGCCAGCGAGACGGTGACGGGCATGCCCTGCCGCAGCGAGCCGTCCGAGTCATCCACCACCACGCGCAGTCGATAGACCAGCGAGGTGCGGAGTTCCTTGGTCTCGACGCTCTTCGGCGTGAACTCGGCGCGCGGGGAGACGAAGCCCACCGTGCCGTGGAAGGTGTGGTCGGGCTGGCCATCGGTGACCAGGCTGACCTTCGTCCCCGGCGGGAACTTGCCCAGCTCGGGCTCGTGAACGTAGGCGCGCACCCACACGGGATCCTCCAGCGAGAGCGAGAGCACGGTGGGTCCGGCCTGGACGATCGCCCCGGGCTCGAGGGCGCGGGTGATGACGATCCCGTCGGACGGGCTTTTCAGCTCGGTATCGCCGAGGCGGATGGCGGCGGTCTTCACCGCGGCTTCTGCCTGGGCGACGGCGGCCTCGGCCGAGCCGACTCCTGCCTCCGCGGCACCCACGGCGGCTTCGGCGGCGGCGACTTCCTCGGTGCGGAAGCCGCTTTCAAGCTGGCGCAGGTTTGCCTCGGCGAGCTTCAGTCGCTGCTCGGCTTCATGGAAGGCGGCCTCGGCGTTTTCGAAATTCTGGCGCGAGACGCCGCGTGTCTTCACCAGCTCGGCCTGCCGGTCGTAGGCGCGGCGGGCATTGTCCATGGTCACCGCGGCCTGGGAGCGGCTGGCGCGTGCCTGCTCGATCTCCTCGGTGCGGTAGCCGGCGCGCTTGAGGTCGGCATCGGCCTTCGCTTGGGCGAGCGTGGCCTTCGCCTGGGAAAGGGCGGCGCGGGACTGGGTCTCGGAGGCCTTCGCCTGGGCGAGTTCGTTTTCGTAGGGCTCCGGGTCGATGCGTGCGAGCAGGTCGCCGGCCTTCACGGCGTCTCCCTCGTCCTTCAGCACCTCGGCGATGCGGCCGGGGACGCGGAAGCCGAGATCCACGCCGCGGATATCGACATTCCCCTGGAGGACGAGCGGTTCGTGGCTGCTACGATACTTCCCGTAGAAGTACCAGCCACCCCCGGCGAGGGCGGCGAGGATGAGTATGAGTGGGACTGCTTTTTTCATGGGATGGCTCCTTTCAAGCCGGGGCAAATGATGTCGAGGTGTTCGTCGATGATGTCGCCGATGGTCGCGAGGTGATCGCGGGTGAGCTTCTTCACGCCGAGGCGGCGCAGGATGGTCGTGCGCGCGACGGTGAAGGCCAGCACCTGGCCGAAGAGGGCGTGCCCGCGCAGGATGGTGATCGTGGAGGCGGGATCTTCCCCGGTGGCAACGCCGAGGACATTGGTGAAAAGCTCGTGCAGCGGCTTCAGCGTCTTCTTGTAGAGCAGGTCGAAGCTCTCGCTGGGCGACGATTGCTCTCGGATCATGACGAGGCGGATCTTGTCGAACTCGCCGCCTTCCAATTGTTGGCCGAGCAAGGTTCGCAGGAGCTGCTTCATCACGTTCGTCGCGCTCTGCGGATCGAGCGTGCCGCTTTCGAGCTTCGCCCGCGTCTCTTCCGCGAGCCCGCTGAAAATGCCCGCCAGATAGACGCCGATGCCTTCCAGCACGGCGGCGTAGAGCTTTTCCTTGTTGCCGAAGTAATAGGCGATCGATGCCACGTTCTGGCCCGCGTCATCCGCGATCTCGCGGACCGAGGCATTCTCGTAGCCTTTCTCGCCGACCTTCTTCAGCGCCGCCAGCAACAGCTTCCGCCGCGCCTGCTCGCCCTTGTTCGGACTCGTCGGAAACAGTTCCCGCTGCACGCTGGAGAAAATTCAACAGTCGTCCAATAAAGTCAAACGAATGTGTAAGAATGAAGGTGCGGAGAGTGATGGATGCCGAATTTTGACTGGAAATGAGTGAGTTAAGCTAGTCGAATGACGTCCGTCAGCGCATTAGCATACGTTGTTCCCGTCGTTCTGCTCCTTCTGGAACTGTTCCAATGCTTCTCCCAGTGCTTTCACCACCCTGAGGCGTTTTGACTCCTTCCTTAGATGTCCGGGCAATCGCTCGAACCATCGCTGGGCGACATCGTGTTCCGCCCTCAGCCAGTGGCTGTCTGGCAGCCGGGAGCTCGGATGGATCTTCATTGAGTAGTATTCAATGAACGGCGGAATCTGATCGACGCTCCCGAATCGGAAACAAAAGCCACAGACCTCCACGCAGTACGTATAGACCGGAAGCAACTTGACGTCCCGCGAGACGTCGTGACCCGGGAGTCCTTGATATCCGTGGAGATCAAAATGCGAGTTCGCATGCCCGGTCCGGGGCTCTTTCCAGATTCGAGCCATGGATCACCTCTTCTTTTTGCCCAGCTTCTTCGGCTTCTTACCTTTCGGCGGCCAGGTCTTCTCGAATTTCGGTTTCCGTTCCGCCTTCGGTTTCGGCTTGTCTCCGAATTTCACCGGCGACGAGCTGTCCCACTTGATCGGCGCGCCGTGGACCTTCGAGGCGGGTTCGCCGGCGATGCGGAAGTCGATGAACTTGCCTTGGAAGTCGATGCGCTGGACCTGCAGCTTCACCTTCTGGCCGAGCTGGAATTGCAGGCCGCCGCGGGAGACGTAGCGCATCTGGGCGTGCTCGAAGTGCCAGTCACCGCGGGGCAGGTCCTCGCGCTTCACCATGCCGCGCGCGCCGATCCCGGTGGCCTCGACCAGCAGGCCCGCATTGCGGACGTCGGTGATCATGCCGTCGAATTCCGGCGGCGGATCCTGCTTCGTGCAGCCGTCGAGGAATTCCAGCATCTTGATCTGCTTCGTCTCGTTCTCGGCGTCGGCGGAGGTGCGCTCGGTGTCGGAGATGTGGCGGGAGAACTCCGCCAGCTCGGCCTGGCCTGCGACCTTGTCCGGGTGCTTCGGCGGATTGGTGAGATACGGCTGCAGCGAGCGGTGGACGATGAGGTCGGCGTAGCGGCGGATCGGACTGGTGAAATGGCAGTAGTCCGCCTTCGCCAGGCCGTAGTGCCCGAGCGGATCGGGCGCGTAAGCGGCGCGCTTCAGGCTTTTCAGCAGGCCCAGCTTGATGAGGTGCTCGTCGGGCCGGCCCTTCGAGGCATCCAGCAGCTTCTGGATGTGCGCGCGGTTCGACAGGTCGCCGGGCTGGTAGCCGTGGGCGCGTGCGGTTTCCGTGAATTCGGCCAGCTTGCCGAAGTCGGGATCCTCGTGGACGCGGTAGATCGTCGGCTTGTTGCGGATCTTCAGGACGTGCGCGACGGCCTCGTTCGCCAGCAACATGCATTCCTCGATGAGTTGGTGGCTGGCGGTGTGCTCCACCTGATGGACCTCCACGGCCTTGCCCTTGTCATCGAGCTTCACGCGGATCTCCGGCATTTCCAGATCCAGCGCGCCGTCCTTGAAGCGCTTCTTGCGGAGCACCGCGGCCATCCGCCACGACTCCTTCACCATCTCCTCCAGATTTGCGGGCGATCCCCCGGGCGCGGGCTTCCCGTCGAGGATGGCCTGCGCCTGCTCGTAGGAGAGCTTCGACTGGCTATTGATGACCGCGTCGCAGAAGCGGGTCTTCAGCACCTTGCCCTGCGGCGAGATCTCGATGACCGCGCACTTGGTCAGGCGGTTCACCCCCGGCTTCAGCGAGCAGATGCCATTGGAAAGCTCGGGCGGCAGCATCGGCAGCACGCGATCGACCAGGTAGGTCGAGTTCCCGCGCTCGGATGCCTCGCGGTCCAGCGGGGTGCGCGGCTTCACGTAGTGGGAGACGTCGGCGATGTGGACGGCGAGCGTCCATCCCTTGTCGTGGTTCTCCACCCAGATCGCGTCGTCGTGGTCCTTCGCATCGGCGGGGTCGATGGTGATGACGAGCCGGTCTCGCCAGTCCTCGCGACGTGCCACTTCATTCGGATCCACTTCTTCCGGCACGGCGCGGGTTTCCGCGAGCACGTCTTCGGGGAAGGTGGTGCGCAGTCCGTGGCGATGGATCACCGCGGCGATGTCCACTCCTGCCTGACCCGGCCAACCGAGGACCTCGAGAATGCGGCCGCGCGGGGTGCGGTTCTTTTCCCACTGGTCCAGATCCACCACCACGAGCTGCCCGGCCTCGGCGGTCGTGTCGCCGAAGATGTCGATCTGGCCGGAGAGCGCGGGGTCGTCCGTCTCCACCCAGAGGAATTTCGCCTTCCGGCGGAAAATGCCGACGATGCGACCGCTGCGGCGCTCGAGCACCTTGTCCACCTTGCCGCGGGCATCGGGCTCTTCCTCGGGTACCACCGGCTTGCGGCCGCGCTGCTTCCATGGTGCGGGCTTCGGCAGGTGGAAGGTCACCACCACCCGGTCGCCCTCCAGGGCGGTGCCGGTGTCGCGGCGCGGGATGTGGATGCGCGAGTGCGCCTTCAGGTCGATGCCGGTGGCGAGATTGTCCGGATCGGCGGCGTCCGGGTAGAACCACGCGTGGCCGCGGGGCAGGAACTTGATGGTGCCGCGCAGCTTGTCGTGCCCTGCGGCCTTCGGGAGTTCGTAGCGGCACTTGCGGCCTTCGGCGATCAGGCCCGCGCGGAGCATTTCCGCGAGTTCGGTGCGGAGGAGGGGGCGGTCGTTCGAGGAAAGGGAGAGGTCGCGGGAAAATTCCGACTTGTTCATCGGGCGGTAACCTTTGCCGCCCATCAGGCGGAGCAACGCGCTCCGCAGTTCTTTTCGATCCATGATGCCGGAGGATGGCCGCTGTCGGGCACTCTGGCAATCCGCGAACCCGAAAAGGGAAAAGCGCTTGGCAGCGCTAGGGCGTGGGGTAATTTGACGGCAGCATGCCCGGGGAAAACGCAGGATTGCCACCGCGCCCCGAAACCGCTCTTTATCTCCGAACCTGCAATTAACGTATCAGTCCCTATGAAAACCCGTCCACATCGCCGCCTTTCGCGCGGCTTCACCCTCGTCGAACTGCTCGTCGTCATCTCGATCATCATCGTGCTGGCCGCGATGAGCTTCGGTGTCATCGGCACCGTCACCAAGAGGCAAAAGACCGTCGAGACACAGGCCACGATCACGGCCCTGTCGCAAGCGATGGATGCCTTCTATTCCGACTACAACCGCATGCCGAGTGTGGGATCTTCCGGTGACGAGATGACCACGGAAGGCCAAGCCGGTGCCGACCTCATCACTATCCTGCTGGGCAAGGAGGAGAGCAGCTCCGAGATGCAGAATCCGAAGCAGATTTCCTACCTGAACACGAAGGTTGGCAAGACCAAGGCCAAGGGCGGTCTGATCTACAGCAACGGCAACAAAGTCCAAGGCCTCTATGATGCTTGGGGTGAGCCCCTCCGCATCAAATTCGACGACGACTTCGATGACGAAATCTCCGACCCTGTGACTCAAGGGAAGATCGTGCGCCAGAAGCGCTTCGTCGTCTGGAGCTGGGGCCCGGACAAGAAGTTCGGCGACAACGATGAAGTGAAGTCGTGGTAATTCGGCATTTTTAAGCAGTTTTAGTCATGAAACCCGCCCGGCCTTTTGGTCGAGGCGGGTTTTTTGTGCCTCCTGAGTAGTTACAACGTGATGGATGTCAGCGGTTCTACCTAAAATGGAGGTATTAATTCGCAAATTATCAGTTTAAAAGTGATGTGGCGTAGAAGCTGCGGTGATAGCTTACGCCTACATCACACTGAAATGCGCAAAAACCGTCCCAGTCGCCGCCGCATTCCGAGCGCACTTTTTTCCAGCCGATCCCGTGGATTCGCGTTGGTCGTGTGCCTGATGCTGATGATGGTCGTCACCCTGCTCGCCGTGGGGTTGCTCAGTCTCTCGACCGTCGAACTCCGCCGCAGCAATCACGATACCGCCCAGACCCGGGCCCGGGCAAATGCCCGCCTCGCGCTCTCCATGGCGATCGCCCGCCTGCAGGAAACCGCCGGCCCAGATCAACGGGTCACCGCCCGCGCCGATCTCAAGAATACCGGCGACAACAACCGCTGGGTCGGCGTCTGGCGCAGCACGCGCAAGCAGGCCGGTGCCGACGTACCGGCGATCCGCTGGGACGAGCGCGAGTCGGTGCTCATCGACACCCGCAGCAGCTCGGGAGGGGACGATGGCTTCGAAGGCTGGCTGGTCAGCGGCGACAATGCGACGCCGGGCAATCCGGGCGGCGAACTCGCCACGCTGGTGGGCCAGGGGAGCGTGGCGAATGTCGCGGACCAAGTGAAAGCACCACTGGTGCGGGTCCAGGGCAAGGATGACGCGGGTGCCTACGCGTTCTGGATTTCCGACGAGTCGATGAAGGCGAGCGTCAATCCGGTCTCGGTGAAGGCGACCGATGAGCGGCGCTTCCTGCCCGTCCGCTACGGCATCGGCGCGCTGGACCAGCTCTCCGCCGTGGACGGCGCGAAGGATGAGGAACTCTCGAAGGTGATCGACCATCGTCAGGCCAGCCTGCTCGGCTCGACGGGGCCGAAGGCTTGGGAGCAGCACTTCCACGCCACGGGTGCCCGCGCTTCGGCGGTGCTGGCGGATACCTTGCGGGGAGGGCTGAAGGCGGACCTCAGCGCGTATTTCGAGCAGGGCAGCGTCACGGCGAGGGGAGACCTGCTTCCCGCGGTGACGGATGCGACTTCCATGCTCGGAGGGGCACGGCGGAAGATCCACGGGCCGAAGTTTGGCTCGCTGCGCGCCTTCGCGAATCTCGCCACGAAGAACAGCGGGAGCGGCATCGCCCCTGCCGCCGCGGCGGTGTCCACGCGCCAGGACAAGTTCGCCTCGCTGCCACGGATGAGCCAGTTCACCGACCAGCCGATCCATCCGGTGATGGCCGTGGCGGAGATCTACACGCGCCTCGCCTACGTCCGCGGCTACCTCACGGTACATCTTTACCCGCGCGTGGTGCTTTGGAATCCCTACAATGTCCCGCTGGCATCCGCGACCTACACCGTCGATTTCAACCTAGCGATCAATGACTCCTTCGTCGTGGAGAAGCGACAGCAGACCACCATCGATGTGGTCGATACCGCCTACGACACCCGGAGTAACAAGGACAACCGGATGAGCTTCACGCTGGAAGCCACCGCCTTCGAGCCCGGCGAGGCCCTCGTATTCTCGCCCAAGGTGGCGGGCAATGCCATCGGAGGCCGTGCCGTCCCGATGGCGCTGCGGACGTCCGGGTCGAACGTGCTCAGTGCCTCGGTCGATCCCCAGCAGCTCACGAATTTCTACCTCACCATCACCCAGCTCTCCGACAAGGGGGTGAGCGCTTCCGACCTGCCGCTCTACGCGAATCACAACCGCGGAGCCTACTACTGGGTGGACATGATGGACTGGTGGGAAGGAAATCCCGACAATGGACTGAAGGTCAGCCTGCATCTCGGTGCAGGATCGAACCACACCGCGCGGATGCGCCTGCCGCTGCTCCAACTGGTGGACACGGACAACTGGAAGCGCAGCCACGAAGGCCGCTACAACAACGGCCGGTGGCGCGTCGGAGGCGTGGAGCCGATCCATGATTACGAAGGGACCTCCGAGATGGAGCCATGGGCACGCGGCTGCTATGGCTTCCGCTACAAGTGGTGGGTGGAGAAGAATCCCTACAATTACGCGGGCCGCTCCGCCGACCGCTTCTGGCAGGCCTCGGTGACCGCGGACTACAACCTGCGCGCCGCCTTCTGCCACCGGAGTCCCTTCGACGCGGGCACCGACAATGGCGAGGACCACCACTGGTACATCTGGGGTCCGTATGCGGTGGACAGCCAGCAGGGCCTGCCCTCGCTCTCGCCGGAACGCGCCTCGCACAGCGGGAAGAATGGCTTCCGTGGGAATCCCTTCTTCGGCGGGGCGAATTCCCGGCCCGACCACGTCTATCCTCTCTACGACATCCCAACCGCGGACGAGCGCATCGTTTCCCTCGGTCGCTTCCAGCACGCCCAGCTCACGCCCTTCGTCTGGCACCCCACGTATGCGATCGGTGGTTCGTGGGTACCGCCGAACCAGAAGACCCGCGAGAAGTCCGGCGACACCGCCACGCAGATGACCGCGGCATGGTCCAGCCAGATACAGTGGCTGCCGGCGTGGATGAAGCAGGACCGCAGCCGCGACGAGGTGGTCTATGACCTTTCCTACGAGACGAACCACGAGTTGTGGGACCGCTACTTCCTCAGCGGCGCGACGAAGGTGGAGAAGGACCAATTCAGCCGCGATGCCGTGGATAGCCCGCTGCCGAACCTGAGGCTGTATCCGGCGTCCGGCACCGTGGATACCGCGCGGCTCGATGATTTCTACCAGGCGAGCTCGCAGCTCCTCCTCGGCGGTGCCTTCAATGTGAACTCCACCGAGCCGGGAGCATGGCGCGCGCTCTTCGCCTCAATGCGCGATTCTTCATTCAACTCGCCGGGCTCCGCCTTCCCGCGCTTCCTGAATCCGGCATCCAGCGAGCACAAGCCGTCCGACCCCTATGATCCGGAGGCTTGGAAGGGCTTCCGCAGCCTGGATGACGAGCAGATCACCGCGCTTGCCGATGCCGTGGTGGAGGAGGTGAAGCTTCGCGGCCCTTTCCTCTCGGTCTCCGATTTCATCAATCGCCGTCTGGTCACCGCCAGCTCCGCCGATGCCGAGACGGGCATGGAGGGCGCACTGCAGCAGGCGATCGAGCGCGCGGGCCTGAATGACGGCCTTCACGGCGGCGACCTCACGCCTTCATCGACGGGCTTCGGCAAGGGGCAGTATGAGGTCGGTTCGAATTCCGCCGACTGGGCCTCCATCGATCACATGCGCGAGTCAAAGGGGGCGGGGATGCCGACCTACCTCCAGCAGGGCGACCTGCTCCAGTCGCTCGGTTCCTTCCTCGTCGCCCGTGGCGATACCTTCGTCGTCCGCGCCTATGGCGAGGCACGCACGCCCGACGGCCAGAAGGTGGAGGCGCGCGTCTGGTGCGAGGCCGAGGTCCAGCGCCTGCCGGACTACGTGGACCCTGCCGATGCCCCCGAGCAGCCTGCTTTCACCGCCGCCGGTGCGGCCAATACCGCCATTTCCGAAGCCAGCCAGAGATTCGGACGCCGTTTCACCGTCGTCTCCTTCCGCTGGCTCGCCCCGACCGAAGTCTGACCGAGACCTGCCGTCATGAAACTCCGACTGCTGATTCCATTCATCCTGACTGCCGTGCTCCATGCGCAGCAGCCGCCTCCACCGCCGCCGCCTGATCCAGGTGGCGGTGACAAGGGCATTCCCGGGGGAAATCTCGACCTGAGCAGCATCCCGGTTCCGGAGGCGGACAAGAAGACGCTGCCGCAGCTCAGTGAGGCCGAGATCAAGGCAAAGCCCGTCCAGATCTCCGTGGTGCCCATCGGCTGGGTCTCGCCGCCGATCATCTACATCGACAAGGATGGCATGCCGCGCGAGCGCTACCGCGATCCGATGGAGTATCCGCCGGTGGTTTATCACATCGCCACGGAGAAAGGCTCGATCCGCCTCACCGGCGCCCACAATCAGGTGGCACCTCCCACCGCCGTCCCGCGCCGGGTGGAAATGACGCTTTCTTATGAGGAGCCACCGAATCCCACGGGTGATGCCGTGCACGATCCGAAGAAGGGACCGAGCCTCAAGACGATCGGCAACTTCCCCGTTCCTGCCGGTGCCACGCATCTCGTGGCTGTCGTTTGGAAAGATCCCGACGCCAAGCTGTGGACCAATCCGCAGGTGAAGGTGATCGACGTCTCGCCCGCGACGGTGAAGGGCAACGAAGCCGTGGTGATCAATCTCTCCGGCCGCGAACTTGCCATTCACCGCGGCGATGTGCCGTACAAGATCGCTTCCGGCTTCATGGGAAAGGTCGCCCTCCCGGTGAATGCAAAGGGCCAGGTGCCCATGGTTGTCGCTGCGGCGTCGGGTGTCGGTTGGCAGCAGCTCTCCCGCACCGTGCTCGGCCCGCGGAAGGACGACCGCATCTTCGTGCTCGCGTGGCAGGCTCCGGAGACTCCTGCGCAACCGGCGGGCGTAGCGCTTCAGGCCATCGCCAAGCGGCTTCCGGAAGCAAAGGCCTTCGAGCCTTCCAAGTAAGTCTTGATGATCAAAATGGTCGCGGGGCGGTGACCGGTGATCCGGTCTCCGCCCCGCTCTCTTTTTCTCCGGGGAAAAGGTCTTCGTTCAGCGTCCGCGCGGCGGGCGACCTCCGCCCGGTCCGGAGCGGCGGCCTTCGCCCTGCGGCGGCGGGCCTTGCTCGCCATCCTCATCGCCTGCCTCGCGTGGAGGATGCGGCGGGCGCGGGTGGAGCTCCTGCGGCGTCAGTTCGCCGTCCTCGTTCTTGTCGAGGGTCGCGAGTGATTCGGAGGCCGCAGCGATCTCCTCGGCGGAAATTTCTCCGTCCCGGTCGGTGTCGAGCGCTGCCACGAGCGGGGAGCCGGGGCCGCGAGGATGGCGGGGTGGCTTGCCGTGACCTTGGCCATCACCCTTCTCTTCCAGCGGAGGGGGAGCGCCAGCTCCTTCCGGGGCTCCTTCGGGTGGCTTGGGCCGCAGCTCGTCTTTCGAGAGGGCACCGTCGCCATCGGCATCGAGCGTGAGCAGCGATTCGGAGGCCGCCTTGATTTCCTCGGCGGAGAGCTTGTCGTCGCCATCCGTATTCAGCGCCTCGAAGATGGGCTGGGGCGGGTGGGGCGGGCGACCTCCCTGTGGCGGTCCCTGGCGCTCGTCCTGGGCATTGCAAGCAAGGGTGGCCAGCAGGGCCGCGGCGATCGTGATCGTAGTCTTCATGTTCGGTGGATTCGTTCGTGCTTTTGTTTCGCGGCGGAGAACCGTCTCACGCCACCGAGGAAACCGCCGGTTTGTTAAGCTCATGTGTGGATCGCGGAGAAATCGTGTAAAAGTTGCCCGATCCCGCGAATCCGCCGTCCGCCGGGCGATTTTCCGGGGACACGCCGTGCTTTGTTAAGCGCTCGTAAAATCGATGGCCTGCCCGGCCCGGATTGGCGCATGCTCCGCACGATGACTCCCGCTCCGCCTGCCCGGCCCTTGCTGGTGGTTGATGACGATCGCAAGCTCTGCGGACTGATCCGCGACTACCTGCTGCCCCATGGCTGGCAGGTGGACATGCGCCACAGCGGCCCCGAGGGGCTGGAGGCCGCGCGTGCCGGAAAGTACGAGGCCGTGCTGCTCGACGTGATGATGCCCGGCATGGATGGCTTCGAGGTGCTGCGCGAGCTGAGGAAATCCTCCACCGTCCCCGTCCTCATGCTCACCGCCATGGGCGAGGAAGCCGATCGCATCGTGGGGCTGGAACTCGGCGCGGACGATTATTTGCCGAAGACCTTTTCCAGCCGCGAGCTGCTCGCCCGGCTCCGCGCCGTCACGCGGCGCAGCGTCATCGGTGTGAACGGCACACCTAGTACGAAGGATCTAGTATGTGGCGATCTCCTCGTGAATGAGGAGCGCCATCAGGCCACGCTGGCTGGCGAGGCGCTGGACCTCACCGCGCTGGAATTCGCCATACTCGCCTCGCTGCTGAAGGCGAAGGGCCGCGTGAAAACGCGCGA encodes:
- a CDS encoding efflux RND transporter periplasmic adaptor subunit; translated protein: MKKAVPLILILAALAGGGWYFYGKYRSSHEPLVLQGNVDIRGVDLGFRVPGRIAEVLKDEGDAVKAGDLLARIDPEPYENELAQAKASETQSRAALSQAKATLAQAKADADLKRAGYRTEEIEQARASRSQAAVTMDNARRAYDRQAELVKTRGVSRQNFENAEAAFHEAEQRLKLAEANLRQLESGFRTEEVAAAEAAVGAAEAGVGSAEAAVAQAEAAVKTAAIRLGDTELKSPSDGIVITRALEPGAIVQAGPTVLSLSLEDPVWVRAYVHEPELGKFPPGTKVSLVTDGQPDHTFHGTVGFVSPRAEFTPKSVETKELRTSLVYRLRVVVDDSDGSLRQGMPVTVSLAPHPAE
- a CDS encoding response regulator transcription factor; the protein is MTPAPPARPLLVVDDDRKLCGLIRDYLLPHGWQVDMRHSGPEGLEAARAGKYEAVLLDVMMPGMDGFEVLRELRKSSTVPVLMLTAMGEEADRIVGLELGADDYLPKTFSSRELLARLRAVTRRSVIGVNGTPSTKDLVCGDLLVNEERHQATLAGEALDLTALEFAILASLLKAKGRVKTRESLLEEVSDRRFDVFDRSIDVHVSQLRRKLGDDAKQPRFIRTIRGVGYKLEEAAP
- a CDS encoding type II secretion system protein → MKTRPHRRLSRGFTLVELLVVISIIIVLAAMSFGVIGTVTKRQKTVETQATITALSQAMDAFYSDYNRMPSVGSSGDEMTTEGQAGADLITILLGKEESSSEMQNPKQISYLNTKVGKTKAKGGLIYSNGNKVQGLYDAWGEPLRIKFDDDFDDEISDPVTQGKIVRQKRFVVWSWGPDKKFGDNDEVKSW
- the rnr gene encoding ribonuclease R, giving the protein MDRKELRSALLRLMGGKGYRPMNKSEFSRDLSLSSNDRPLLRTELAEMLRAGLIAEGRKCRYELPKAAGHDKLRGTIKFLPRGHAWFYPDAADPDNLATGIDLKAHSRIHIPRRDTGTALEGDRVVVTFHLPKPAPWKQRGRKPVVPEEEPDARGKVDKVLERRSGRIVGIFRRKAKFLWVETDDPALSGQIDIFGDTTAEAGQLVVVDLDQWEKNRTPRGRILEVLGWPGQAGVDIAAVIHRHGLRTTFPEDVLAETRAVPEEVDPNEVARREDWRDRLVITIDPADAKDHDDAIWVENHDKGWTLAVHIADVSHYVKPRTPLDREASERGNSTYLVDRVLPMLPPELSNGICSLKPGVNRLTKCAVIEISPQGKVLKTRFCDAVINSQSKLSYEQAQAILDGKPAPGGSPANLEEMVKESWRMAAVLRKKRFKDGALDLEMPEIRVKLDDKGKAVEVHQVEHTASHQLIEECMLLANEAVAHVLKIRNKPTIYRVHEDPDFGKLAEFTETARAHGYQPGDLSNRAHIQKLLDASKGRPDEHLIKLGLLKSLKRAAYAPDPLGHYGLAKADYCHFTSPIRRYADLIVHRSLQPYLTNPPKHPDKVAGQAELAEFSRHISDTERTSADAENETKQIKMLEFLDGCTKQDPPPEFDGMITDVRNAGLLVEATGIGARGMVKREDLPRGDWHFEHAQMRYVSRGGLQFQLGQKVKLQVQRIDFQGKFIDFRIAGEPASKVHGAPIKWDSSSPVKFGDKPKPKAERKPKFEKTWPPKGKKPKKLGKKKR
- a CDS encoding CerR family C-terminal domain-containing protein — its product is MQRELFPTSPNKGEQARRKLLLAALKKVGEKGYENASVREIADDAGQNVASIAYYFGNKEKLYAAVLEGIGVYLAGIFSGLAEETRAKLESGTLDPQSATNVMKQLLRTLLGQQLEGGEFDKIRLVMIREQSSPSESFDLLYKKTLKPLHELFTNVLGVATGEDPASTITILRGHALFGQVLAFTVARTTILRRLGVKKLTRDHLATIGDIIDEHLDIICPGLKGAIP